The following are encoded in a window of Novosphingobium sp. ZN18A2 genomic DNA:
- a CDS encoding DUF4197 family protein, which yields MHDTDFRMARRALLAALGAGGLFLPVAARAQFGGLGGLGGSALGGGLTGLLGRASDSALDKLSQPGAFYNDQSIRILLPLVGGGLGGSGGGGLGGLLGQALDAGDKLGVTDGITRRINDAAGHAAKAAKPVFRTAIDKLTVSDVPGIVKEGDGATQYLRRSAGDTLAVQVRPLIDSALGDVGAYRQLDQLNRSSRLVAAAGLTHEKLGHSVTEQAMSGIFKYMGAEERKFRADPVGPAGSLLKGVLGGS from the coding sequence ATGCATGATACCGATTTCCGCATGGCGCGCCGGGCGCTGCTGGCGGCGCTTGGCGCGGGCGGCCTTTTCCTGCCTGTTGCCGCGCGCGCGCAGTTCGGCGGGCTTGGTGGTCTGGGCGGCTCGGCGCTGGGCGGCGGGCTTACCGGGTTGCTGGGCCGCGCGTCCGACAGCGCGCTGGACAAGCTTTCGCAGCCCGGCGCGTTCTATAACGACCAGTCGATCCGCATCCTCCTGCCGCTGGTGGGCGGCGGCCTTGGAGGAAGCGGCGGTGGCGGACTGGGTGGTCTGCTGGGCCAGGCGCTGGATGCCGGTGACAAGCTGGGCGTAACGGACGGGATCACGCGCCGCATAAACGATGCCGCGGGCCATGCGGCGAAGGCGGCAAAGCCCGTGTTCCGAACCGCGATCGACAAGCTCACCGTCTCGGACGTTCCCGGAATCGTGAAGGAAGGCGACGGGGCCACGCAATACCTGCGGCGCAGCGCGGGCGACACGCTGGCCGTGCAGGTTCGCCCGCTGATCGACAGCGCGCTGGGCGACGTGGGCGCCTATCGCCAGCTTGACCAGTTGAACCGGTCTTCCAGACTCGTCGCGGCGGCGGGGCTCACGCATGAAAAGCTCGGCCATTCGGTAACCGAACAGGCGATGAGCGGCATTTTCAAATACATGGGCGCGGAAGAACGGAAGTTCCGCGCAGACCCGGTCGGCCCCGCCGGATCGCTGCTGAAAGGCGTGCTTGGCGGGAGCTGA
- a CDS encoding secondary thiamine-phosphate synthase enzyme YjbQ codes for MRQSSTLITISTPGRGLHEITQEMERWADAQEMREGLLTVFCRHTSASLTIQENAAPAVKDDVVAWLDRVAPEGPHYDHDDEGPDDMPAHLKAILTGVSLSIPMTDRRLALGTWQGIYLVEHRRVAHRREVTLHLMGE; via the coding sequence ATGCGGCAATCCTCGACCCTGATCACCATCTCCACGCCCGGACGCGGCTTGCATGAAATCACGCAAGAAATGGAACGCTGGGCCGACGCCCAGGAAATGCGCGAAGGGCTGCTGACGGTGTTTTGCCGCCATACGTCCGCTTCGCTGACCATTCAGGAAAACGCCGCGCCTGCCGTGAAGGACGATGTCGTTGCATGGCTGGACCGGGTGGCACCGGAAGGGCCGCACTACGACCACGACGACGAAGGGCCAGACGATATGCCCGCGCACCTGAAAGCGATACTCACCGGCGTATCCTTGTCGATCCCGATGACGGATAGACGCCTCGCGCTTGGAACATGGCAGGGCATCTACCTGGTTGAACATCGCCGCGTCGCGCACCGACGCGAAGTTACGCTTCACCTCATGGGCGAATAG
- a CDS encoding acylase, producing the protein MKLALRRVGGTLLALVLAVLFILLVWEPFAAPAAKAPPPRHYSAQITRDEFGVPHIHGATDPDVTFGVAYAHAEDDFSTLQDVVAMTRGRYGAIAGADGAKIDYVFHLLDARGTVDRHYAQFPADVRALLDGYASGLNLYAKRHPGEIKLARLFPVNGQDIAAGFALRQPFFFGLNTAIGPLVAGKPLPREHGPAEDGKPWPDYAHGGGDQVDLPPPASGGGTAKASLMPTAEDGSNAFAVAPSRSSDGVTRLVSNSHQPWRGGVAWYELVIRSDSGWHFAGATFPGSPYPFLGHNETLGWTNTVNRPDLTDVYRLVLDKAGTHYRMDGKWLPLESRRVLLPVRFGPLVIPVWKTVYRSIHGPVIVNANGAFAVRYAGMDRIDQLDEYYRLSKATTFDRWMKALAMQAVPSTNFVYADRAGNIAYIYNAALPAREHGPDWRHVLPGDRSDLIWHGPVSWDKVPKIVNPKSGFLFNSNNTPWVAAGPGSELDPSGFSPDLGIESDMTNRARRAVKLLGATNPIGRDELERIKYDEGYERAGYVKWTLDAIAGLDLAGEPRLQKAQALLAKWDLHADGRNPADALAVMILKDPMVASYELEPPPDPKAQLDWASKHLMKYFGRLDPPLGEVQRLRQGKVDLPMDGGGDTLRAATSWNIDKDGRLDVKHGDSFIMFISWPKGADGRPGPVRSESIQPYGAATTRPESPHYADQAPLFVAHRLKPVRFTPADIAAHATSRETIAQ; encoded by the coding sequence ATGAAGCTGGCATTGCGCCGCGTTGGTGGGACTTTGCTGGCGCTTGTCCTGGCCGTGCTGTTCATCCTGCTGGTGTGGGAGCCTTTTGCCGCCCCTGCCGCCAAGGCCCCGCCACCCCGCCATTACAGCGCACAGATCACGCGGGACGAATTCGGCGTGCCGCATATCCACGGCGCGACCGACCCCGATGTTACCTTCGGCGTTGCCTATGCCCATGCCGAGGACGATTTCTCCACCCTGCAGGACGTGGTGGCGATGACGCGTGGCCGCTATGGCGCGATTGCGGGGGCGGACGGTGCGAAGATCGACTATGTCTTTCACCTGCTTGACGCGCGTGGCACGGTTGACCGGCATTACGCACAGTTTCCGGCAGACGTGCGCGCACTGCTCGATGGCTATGCCAGCGGCCTGAACCTTTATGCAAAGCGCCATCCGGGCGAGATAAAGCTGGCGCGGCTGTTCCCGGTGAACGGTCAGGACATCGCCGCCGGGTTCGCGCTGCGCCAGCCGTTCTTCTTCGGCCTCAACACCGCGATCGGCCCGCTGGTTGCCGGAAAGCCGCTGCCGCGCGAGCATGGCCCGGCAGAGGACGGCAAGCCCTGGCCCGACTATGCGCACGGCGGCGGCGATCAGGTCGATCTTCCCCCTCCAGCAAGCGGGGGAGGGACTGCGAAGGCCAGCCTCATGCCCACCGCGGAAGACGGTTCGAACGCCTTCGCGGTCGCGCCGTCGCGTTCGTCCGACGGGGTCACGCGGCTCGTCTCGAACTCTCACCAGCCGTGGCGCGGCGGCGTGGCGTGGTACGAACTGGTGATACGCAGCGATTCCGGCTGGCACTTTGCAGGCGCGACCTTCCCCGGATCGCCCTACCCCTTCCTCGGCCATAACGAGACGCTGGGCTGGACCAACACCGTCAACCGCCCCGACCTCACCGACGTCTACAGGCTGGTGCTCGACAAGGCGGGCACGCATTACCGCATGGATGGAAAGTGGCTGCCGCTGGAAAGCCGCCGCGTGCTGCTGCCGGTGCGCTTCGGCCCGCTGGTGATCCCGGTGTGGAAGACGGTGTATCGTTCGATCCACGGCCCCGTGATCGTGAATGCGAACGGTGCCTTCGCCGTGCGTTATGCGGGAATGGACCGGATCGACCAGCTCGACGAATATTACCGCCTTTCGAAAGCGACGACGTTCGACCGGTGGATGAAGGCGCTGGCCATGCAGGCGGTGCCTTCCACCAATTTCGTCTATGCCGACCGGGCAGGCAACATCGCCTATATCTACAACGCCGCGCTGCCCGCCCGCGAACACGGGCCGGACTGGCGCCACGTGCTGCCGGGAGACCGTTCGGACCTGATCTGGCACGGCCCCGTTTCGTGGGACAAGGTGCCGAAGATCGTCAATCCGAAGTCCGGCTTCCTGTTCAATTCCAACAACACACCGTGGGTCGCCGCCGGTCCGGGAAGCGAACTGGACCCGTCAGGGTTCTCGCCCGATCTGGGCATCGAATCCGACATGACCAACCGCGCCCGCCGCGCGGTGAAGCTGCTGGGCGCGACGAACCCGATCGGCCGCGACGAGCTTGAGCGGATCAAGTACGACGAAGGGTACGAACGCGCCGGGTACGTGAAGTGGACGCTGGACGCGATCGCCGGGCTGGACCTTGCGGGAGAACCGCGATTGCAGAAGGCGCAGGCGCTTCTGGCGAAGTGGGATCTTCATGCCGACGGACGCAACCCGGCGGACGCGCTGGCGGTGATGATCCTGAAAGACCCGATGGTCGCCAGCTACGAACTGGAACCGCCGCCCGACCCGAAGGCCCAGCTTGATTGGGCATCAAAGCACCTGATGAAATACTTCGGCCGGCTCGATCCGCCGCTGGGCGAGGTTCAGCGGCTGCGCCAGGGCAAGGTCGACCTGCCGATGGATGGCGGCGGAGACACGCTGCGCGCGGCGACAAGCTGGAATATCGACAAGGACGGACGGCTGGACGTGAAGCACGGCGACAGCTTCATCATGTTCATCTCCTGGCCGAAAGGCGCCGATGGAAGGCCCGGCCCGGTGCGTTCGGAATCGATCCAGCCCTATGGCGCGGCGACGACGCGGCCCGAATCGCCGCACTATGCCGACCAGGCGCCGCTGTTCGTGGCCCATCGCCTGAAACCGGTGCGCTTCACCCCCGCCGACATCGCCGCGCATGCCACCAGCCGCGAGACGATAGCGCAATAG
- the clpB gene encoding ATP-dependent chaperone ClpB, with protein sequence MNLEKFTDRAKGFLQAAQTVAIRMNHQRITPEHILKALLEDGEGMASGLIQRAGGNPGFAQEEVDKALAKIPAVSGSGAQQTPGLDNDAVRLLDQAEQIATKSGDSFVTVERLLLAFALAGTTEAGKALKAANLTPQALEAAITELRGGRTADSAGAENAYDAMKKYARDLTQAAKDGKLDPVIGRDEEIRRTVQILARRTKNNPVLIGDPGVGKTAIVEGLALRIANGDVPDSLKDRQLMALDMGALIAGAKYRGEFEERLKAVLDEVKGAEGHIILFIDEMHTLIGAGASEGSMDAGNLLKPALARGELHCIGATTLDEYQKYVEKDAALQRRFQPVFVDEPTVEDTISILRGLKEKYELHHGVRITDGAIVAAATLSNRYITNRFLPDKAIDLMDEAASRIRMEVESKPEEIEALDRRIIQLKIEETALEKESDQASKDRLSALREELANLEQQSSELTTRWQNERDKIAAEGKVKEQLDQARLELEQAQRSGDLAKAGELSYGAIPALEKQLAEAQAHSENAMLREEVTDEDIASVVSRWTGVPVDKMMEGEREKLLQMEKVIGERVIGQEQAVQAVSKAVRRARAGLQDPNRPLGSFLFLGPTGVGKTELTKALAGFLFDDDSAMVRIDMSEFMEKHAVARLIGAPPGYVGYDEGGVLTEAVRRRPYQVVLFDEVEKAHPDVFNVLLQVLDDGRLTDGQGRVVDFTNTLIILTSNLGSQYLANMEDGQDVESVEPQVMEVVRAHFRPEFLNRLDEIILFHRLGQEHMGPIVEIQVDRVQRLLKDRKIVLDLTDGAKRWLGRVGYDPVYGARPLKRAVQRYLQDPLAEKLLAGEIPDGATVTIDEGDGALTFNVVA encoded by the coding sequence ATGAACCTCGAAAAATTCACAGATCGCGCCAAGGGCTTCCTGCAGGCGGCGCAGACCGTAGCCATCCGCATGAACCACCAGCGGATTACGCCCGAGCATATCCTGAAGGCTTTGCTGGAAGACGGCGAGGGCATGGCCTCCGGCCTTATCCAGCGCGCGGGCGGCAATCCCGGCTTCGCGCAGGAAGAGGTGGACAAGGCGCTGGCGAAGATTCCGGCCGTCTCCGGCTCGGGCGCCCAGCAGACGCCCGGCCTCGATAACGACGCCGTGCGCCTGCTGGACCAGGCCGAGCAGATCGCGACCAAGAGCGGCGACAGCTTCGTGACGGTAGAGCGTCTGCTTCTGGCCTTCGCGCTTGCGGGCACGACCGAGGCGGGCAAGGCGCTGAAGGCCGCGAACCTTACGCCGCAGGCGCTGGAAGCGGCGATCACCGAACTGCGCGGCGGCCGCACGGCGGACAGCGCCGGGGCGGAAAACGCCTATGACGCGATGAAGAAATACGCGCGCGACCTTACGCAGGCGGCGAAGGACGGCAAGCTCGATCCGGTGATCGGGCGCGACGAGGAAATCCGCCGCACCGTGCAGATCCTCGCGCGGCGCACCAAGAACAACCCGGTGCTGATCGGCGATCCCGGCGTCGGCAAGACCGCCATCGTCGAAGGCCTCGCACTGCGCATCGCCAATGGCGACGTGCCCGACAGCCTGAAAGACCGGCAGTTGATGGCGCTCGACATGGGCGCGCTGATCGCGGGCGCGAAGTATCGCGGCGAGTTCGAGGAGCGGCTGAAGGCCGTGCTCGACGAAGTGAAGGGCGCGGAAGGCCACATCATCCTGTTCATCGACGAGATGCACACGCTGATCGGTGCCGGCGCGTCCGAAGGGTCGATGGATGCCGGCAACCTCTTGAAGCCAGCGCTCGCGCGTGGCGAACTGCACTGCATCGGCGCCACCACGCTGGATGAATACCAGAAGTATGTGGAAAAGGACGCCGCTTTGCAGCGCCGTTTTCAGCCGGTGTTCGTGGACGAGCCGACCGTGGAAGACACGATCTCCATCCTGCGCGGCTTGAAGGAGAAGTACGAACTGCACCACGGCGTGCGCATCACCGATGGCGCGATCGTGGCGGCGGCGACGCTTTCCAACCGGTACATCACCAACCGCTTCCTGCCCGACAAGGCGATCGACCTGATGGACGAGGCCGCCAGCCGCATCCGCATGGAAGTGGAATCGAAGCCCGAGGAGATCGAGGCGCTCGACCGGCGGATCATCCAGTTGAAGATTGAGGAAACCGCGCTCGAAAAGGAAAGCGATCAGGCCAGCAAGGACCGGCTTTCGGCCCTGCGCGAGGAATTGGCGAACCTTGAACAGCAATCGAGCGAACTGACCACGCGCTGGCAGAACGAGCGGGACAAGATTGCCGCCGAAGGCAAGGTGAAGGAACAGCTTGACCAGGCGCGGCTGGAACTGGAGCAGGCGCAACGCTCTGGCGATCTCGCCAAGGCGGGCGAGCTTTCCTATGGTGCGATCCCCGCGCTGGAAAAGCAGTTGGCCGAAGCGCAGGCGCATTCCGAAAACGCGATGCTTCGCGAGGAAGTGACCGACGAGGACATTGCTTCCGTCGTCAGTCGCTGGACCGGCGTCCCCGTCGACAAGATGATGGAGGGCGAGCGCGAAAAGCTGCTCCAGATGGAAAAGGTGATCGGCGAACGCGTGATCGGTCAGGAGCAGGCCGTGCAGGCCGTGTCCAAGGCCGTGCGCCGCGCGCGTGCGGGCCTTCAGGACCCGAACCGGCCGCTGGGCAGCTTCCTGTTCCTTGGCCCCACGGGCGTTGGCAAGACCGAGCTGACCAAGGCGCTGGCCGGGTTCCTGTTCGACGACGACAGCGCGATGGTCCGCATCGACATGTCCGAGTTCATGGAAAAGCACGCGGTCGCCCGTCTGATCGGCGCGCCTCCGGGCTATGTCGGTTATGACGAGGGCGGCGTGCTGACCGAAGCGGTGCGGCGCCGGCCCTATCAGGTCGTGCTGTTCGACGAGGTCGAAAAGGCGCACCCCGACGTGTTCAACGTGCTGTTGCAGGTGCTTGACGACGGGCGGCTGACCGACGGGCAGGGGCGCGTGGTGGACTTCACCAACACGCTGATCATCCTCACCAGCAACCTTGGCAGCCAGTACCTTGCCAACATGGAAGACGGGCAGGACGTGGAAAGCGTCGAGCCGCAGGTGATGGAAGTGGTGCGGGCGCATTTCCGGCCCGAATTCCTGAACCGGCTGGACGAGATCATCCTGTTCCACCGGCTGGGCCAGGAGCACATGGGGCCGATCGTGGAGATCCAGGTAGACCGCGTGCAGCGACTGCTGAAGGATCGCAAGATCGTGCTCGACCTTACCGATGGCGCAAAGCGCTGGCTGGGCCGCGTGGGGTACGATCCCGTCTATGGCGCGCGTCCGCTGAAGCGGGCGGTGCAGCGCTATCTTCAGGATCCGCTGGCCGAAAAGCTGCTGGCGGGCGAAATCCCCGACGGCGCCACCGTCACCATCGACGAAGGCGACGGGGCATTGACGTTCAACGTCGTCGCGTAG